A genomic segment from Salmo trutta chromosome 38, fSalTru1.1, whole genome shotgun sequence encodes:
- the LOC115178800 gene encoding lipopolysaccharide-induced tumor necrosis factor-alpha factor homolog isoform X1, with protein sequence MANVQVPVGMSYCTLVAIGAFGDSPVQMTCPNCHQTMVTKVDFSSGVLTYLFCGGLFFCGFVLGCCLIPFCFDRLKDAKHTCPSCKTILGVYKRL encoded by the exons ATGGCCAACGTCCAGGTGCCTGTTGGTATGTCCTACTGTACTTTGG TGGCCATCGGTGCATTTGGGGACAGTCCTGTCCAGATGACCTGTCCTAACTGTCACCAGACCATGGTCACTAAGGTTGACTTCTCCTCTGGTGTCCTCACCTACCTCTTCTGTGGAGGACTCTTCTTCTGTGG gttTGTTCTGGGTTGCTGTCTCATCCCTTTCTGTTTCGACAGGCTCAAAGACGCCAAGCACACGTGTCCCTCCTGCAAGACCATCCTGGGGGTTTATAAGCGCTTATAA
- the LOC115178800 gene encoding lipopolysaccharide-induced tumor necrosis factor-alpha factor homolog isoform X2, giving the protein MANVQVPVVAIGAFGDSPVQMTCPNCHQTMVTKVDFSSGVLTYLFCGGLFFCGFVLGCCLIPFCFDRLKDAKHTCPSCKTILGVYKRL; this is encoded by the exons ATGGCCAACGTCCAGGTGCCTGTTG TGGCCATCGGTGCATTTGGGGACAGTCCTGTCCAGATGACCTGTCCTAACTGTCACCAGACCATGGTCACTAAGGTTGACTTCTCCTCTGGTGTCCTCACCTACCTCTTCTGTGGAGGACTCTTCTTCTGTGG gttTGTTCTGGGTTGCTGTCTCATCCCTTTCTGTTTCGACAGGCTCAAAGACGCCAAGCACACGTGTCCCTCCTGCAAGACCATCCTGGGGGTTTATAAGCGCTTATAA